One genomic segment of Rhizobium gallicum bv. gallicum R602sp includes these proteins:
- a CDS encoding zinc ribbon domain-containing protein, which produces MLSRRIRESRESQASFRCCQCGLRTHADHNAAINILRRDTASMIVEEGQRLCVEAITIGGASL; this is translated from the coding sequence GTGCTATCCCGCCGCATCAGGGAAAGCCGCGAAAGCCAAGCGTCTTTCCGCTGTTGCCAATGCGGCTTGCGCACCCATGCCGACCACAATGCTGCAATCAACATCCTGCGTCGGGACACGGCGTCTATGATCGTGGAGGAAGGGCAGCGGCTCTGCGTTGAAGCGATAACGATCGGCGGAGCTTCGCTCTGA
- a CDS encoding amino acid ABC transporter permease has protein sequence MIEFTLWDILRNLLLATRWTVLLSLVSFIGGGTVGLGLLFLRISKRKSLRALAKYYIELFQGTPLLMQLFIAFFGLGLFGIDVPAWLAAGLALILWAAAFLAEIWRGCVEAVAKGQWEASSSLGMGRLQQMRYVILPQALRVAVPPTVGFSVQVVKGTALTSIIGFVELSKAGTVVTNATFQPFTVYGLVALIYFALCWPLSKSSQILERKLNVAHRNH, from the coding sequence ATGATAGAGTTCACGCTCTGGGATATCCTGCGTAACCTGCTGCTCGCCACGCGTTGGACGGTTCTGCTCTCGCTCGTTTCCTTCATCGGGGGCGGCACGGTCGGGCTCGGCCTGCTCTTCCTGCGCATCAGCAAGCGGAAGTCGCTGCGGGCGCTTGCAAAATACTACATCGAGCTTTTTCAAGGCACGCCGCTCCTAATGCAGCTCTTCATCGCCTTCTTCGGTCTCGGCCTTTTCGGCATCGACGTGCCGGCATGGCTTGCCGCCGGCCTGGCATTGATCCTGTGGGCCGCCGCCTTCCTCGCCGAAATCTGGCGCGGCTGCGTCGAAGCGGTTGCGAAAGGCCAATGGGAAGCCTCCTCCAGCCTCGGCATGGGCAGGCTGCAGCAGATGCGCTACGTCATCCTACCGCAGGCGCTGAGGGTCGCCGTGCCGCCGACGGTCGGCTTCTCCGTCCAGGTCGTCAAGGGAACGGCGCTCACCTCGATCATAGGCTTCGTCGAACTATCGAAGGCAGGCACCGTCGTCACCAACGCCACCTTCCAGCCCTTCACTGTCTACGGGCTCGTCGCTCTTATCTATTTTGCGCTTTGCTGGCCTCTGTCGAAGAGCAGCCAGATCCTCGAAAGGAAGCTCAATGTCGCTCATCGAAATCACTGA
- a CDS encoding amino acid ABC transporter permease — MSYHFEFGWLLQYYPQIVKGIVITIELISIGGVLGILLGTFCAWVRALGPAWLKPVVAAYVELIRNTPFLIQLFFIFFGLPSLGLQLSELTAANLAMIVNLGAYSCEIIRAGIQATPKGQFEAGASLAMTPFETFRHVVLVPSLQRIWPALSSQVVIVMLGSSVVSQIAAEDLTFAANFIQSRTFRAFEAYIVSTALYLALAILLRQLLMVAGGFIFPRRLVR, encoded by the coding sequence TTGAGCTACCATTTCGAATTCGGTTGGCTGCTTCAATATTACCCGCAGATCGTCAAGGGAATCGTGATCACCATCGAGCTGATCTCGATTGGCGGCGTGCTCGGCATTTTGCTCGGCACCTTCTGTGCCTGGGTGCGCGCGCTCGGCCCGGCCTGGCTGAAGCCCGTCGTTGCGGCCTATGTCGAGCTGATCCGCAATACGCCGTTCCTGATCCAGCTCTTCTTCATCTTCTTCGGCCTGCCGTCGCTCGGTCTGCAGCTTTCTGAGCTGACGGCCGCCAATCTTGCCATGATCGTCAACCTCGGGGCCTATAGCTGCGAGATCATCCGCGCCGGCATCCAGGCGACGCCGAAGGGACAGTTCGAGGCGGGCGCAAGTCTTGCCATGACGCCTTTCGAAACCTTTCGACATGTCGTTCTCGTGCCGTCGCTCCAGCGCATCTGGCCGGCACTCTCCTCGCAGGTGGTGATCGTCATGCTCGGCTCCTCCGTCGTGTCGCAGATCGCCGCCGAGGACCTGACCTTTGCCGCCAACTTCATCCAGTCGCGAACCTTCCGCGCCTTCGAAGCCTACATCGTCTCGACGGCCCTCTATCTGGCGCTGGCGATCCTGCTCCGGCAGCTTTTGATGGTGGCCGGCGGGTTCATCTTCCCGAGGAGACTTGTCCGATGA
- a CDS encoding amino acid ABC transporter ATP-binding protein, with product MSLIEITEVRKSYGTNEVLKGINLDVEPGEVIAVIGKSGSGKSTLLRCINGLETITRGSISVAGAQLLDDELHLKALRLKVGMIFQQFNLFPHLTAGGNVMLSQSVVKKTPKAEAEAVARKMLDRVGLGHKFDAYPDELSGGQQQRVAIARALAMQPIALLCDEITSALDPELVAEVLAVVRELASEGMTLLMVTHEMKFARDVCSRVVFMHQGRVHEIGPPEEVFANPKTAELKQFLGVH from the coding sequence ATGTCGCTCATCGAAATCACTGAAGTCCGCAAGAGCTATGGCACGAACGAGGTGCTGAAGGGCATCAACCTGGATGTGGAGCCGGGCGAGGTCATTGCCGTCATCGGCAAGAGCGGCTCGGGAAAATCAACGCTGCTGCGCTGCATCAACGGCCTCGAGACCATCACCCGAGGATCGATCTCGGTGGCCGGCGCCCAGCTTCTGGACGACGAATTGCATCTGAAGGCGCTCAGGTTGAAGGTCGGCATGATCTTCCAGCAGTTCAATCTCTTCCCTCACCTGACGGCCGGCGGCAATGTCATGCTGTCGCAGTCGGTCGTCAAGAAGACGCCGAAGGCAGAGGCTGAAGCGGTCGCCCGCAAGATGCTCGATCGCGTCGGTCTCGGTCACAAGTTCGACGCCTATCCCGACGAGCTTTCCGGCGGCCAGCAGCAGCGTGTCGCGATTGCCCGGGCGCTTGCCATGCAGCCGATCGCGCTGCTGTGCGACGAGATCACCTCCGCCCTCGACCCGGAACTCGTCGCCGAGGTTCTGGCTGTCGTGCGGGAGCTTGCCTCCGAGGGCATGACATTGCTGATGGTGACGCACGAGATGAAATTCGCCCGCGACGTCTGCAGCCGCGTCGTCTTCATGCACCAGGGCCGCGTCCACGAAATCGGCCCGCCGGAAGAAGTCTTCGCCAACCCGAAAACCGCCGAACTCAAGCAGTTCCTCGGCGTGCATTAG